From the Euphorbia lathyris chromosome 6, ddEupLath1.1, whole genome shotgun sequence genome, one window contains:
- the LOC136234203 gene encoding uncharacterized protein gives MINGNELSSKVNTENEEEEEIVCLDESFFINDDYQLTTFTFGSHVLQLLCLQSASTDFDLTGQLVWPGAMLLNDYLSKNTEILRGCSIIELGSGIGVTGILCGRFCHQVLLTDHNDEVLKILNKNIEIHAPSVSPDCCAELAAEKLEWGNSDHLNKILERYSGGFDLILGADICFQQSSVPPLFDTVEQLLRVRGGRCKFILGYVSRAKMMDSLIMKEAAEHGMKMVEVIGSRAVVGNLEGVIYEIILE, from the exons ATGATCAATGGGAATGAGTTAAGCAGCAAAGTGAATACGGAGAacgaagaagaggaagaaataGTTTGCTTAGACGAATCTTTCTTCATCAATGACGA TTATCAGTTGACAACTTTTACTTTTGGGTCTCATGTTCTTCAACTCCTCTGTCTTCAATCCGCTTCTA CTGACTTTGATTTGACAGGGCAACTGGTATGGCCTGGTGCTATGCTTTTGAATGATTATCTCTCGAAAAACACTGAGATCCTAAGGGGATGTTCCATTATCGAATTAGGATCCGGCATAG GAGTTACGGGGATACTTTGTGGCCGGTTTTGTCATCAAGTTTTGTTAACTGACCACAATGATGAAGTGTTGAAG attctaaataaaaatatagagaTTCATGCTCCTTCTGTGAGCCCCGACTGTTGTGCTG AATTAGCAGCTGAGAAGCTAGAATGGGGAAATTCTGATCACCTAAACAAGATCCTAGAAAGATATTCTGGAGGTTTTGATCTGATTCTTGGAGCCGACATTT GCTTTCAGCAGTCGAGCGTTCCCCCGCTTTTTGATACTGTGGAACAGCTTCTTCGCGTTAGGGGAGGACGCTGTAAATTCATTCTAGGCTACGTATCTCGAGCAAAGAT GATGGATTCATTGATTATGAAAGAAGCTGCTGAGCATGGGATGAAGATGGTCGAAGTAATCGGGAGCCGAGCTGTGGTGGGAAATCTTGAAGGAGTAATTTATGAGATTATCCTTGAATAA
- the LOC136231861 gene encoding Holliday junction resolvase MOC1, chloroplastic-like: METLVRPQKLQNPNPQFMNSIFPKLKLNFLLNPNSSFSNLKPLCASKPLISSPTFSTQSSSLRDRVKVKATVAEATRQLKENWLHSLSCPFPVDQTHISPSDVPDSVVGNVGFRWVIGIDPDASGALAVLKIDDSGCSAQVFDTPQLKVLVGKSTRTRLDAKAIVHMLHGVNAPIGTTAYIEQSNPYPQDGKQGWWGGGFSYGLWIGLLVASGFSVVPVTSISWKNKFELSGSRSTKDESRKLASTLFPALSSSLQRKKDHGRAEALLIAAYGKDLTLKSDLSDSSSMLEEFP, from the exons ATGGAAACCCTTGTTAGACCACAGAAACTTCAAAATCCGAATCCCCAATTCATGAATTcaatcttccccaaactcaaacTCAACTTCCTCTTAAACCCCAATTCTTCTTTCTCTAACCTAAAACCCTTGTGCGCTTCAAAACCTCTAATTTCATCTCCGACTTTCTCTACTCAAAGTTCTTCTTTAAGGGACCGTGTCAAAGTTAAGGCTACTGTGGCTGAAGCTACAAGACAGCTTAAGGAGAATTGGTTACACTCTCTTTCTTGTCCTTTTCCTGTTGATCAAACTCACATTTCTCCTTCTGATGTACCGGATTCAGTAGTGGGTAATGTGGGTTTCCGTTGGGTTATTGGTATTGACCCGGATGCTTCCGGTGCTCTTGCCGTCTTGAAAATTGACGATTCCGGCTGTTCTGCTCAG GTATTTGATACACCTCAGTTGAAAGTTTTGGTCGGTAAAAGTACTCGAACACGATTAGATGCTAAGGCTATTGTTCATATGCTTCATGGAGTTAATGCTCCAATTG GAACTACTGCATACATTGAGCAATCAAACCCATATCCACAAGATGGAAAACAG GGATGGTGGGGTGGAGGCTTTTCCTATGGATTATGGATTGGCTTATTAGTGGCTTCTGggttctctgtagttcctgtaACATCTATTTCATGGAAGAATAAATTTGAACTCTCTGGAAGCAGATCTACAAAG GATGAAAGTCGAAAGCTTGCTTCAACATTATTTCCAGCCTTGAGTTCCTCGCTGCAAAGGAAAAAGGATCACG GACGAGCTGAGGCTTTACTTATAGCTGCATACGGCAAAGACCTGACATTGAAATCAGACTTGTCAGACTCGTCATCCATGTTAGAGGAGTTCCCCTGA